One Clostridia bacterium genomic window, TGAGCGCGGTTTCCGGCTGCGCCGTGACGTCCGGCGGCAGCCCGGCGTACTCGTCGGCGGTAATGTAAGGCGGATTAGACAGGATGATATCGTATTTTTCCTCACTCGTGAAGGTAAGAGCGTTTGCGAAAACCGCGCTGCAGCGTTCGTTTCCGGAAAGCTCGATATTGCGTTCGAGGTAGTCGAACGCGGCGGGGTAGAGCTCCACGAGGTCGGCGTATACGTTTTTGCAATAGTGCGCGACGGAAATGCCTACGCAGCCGCTTCCGGCGCAAAGATCGAGCAGGCGGACGCGCTTTCCGGCGCTTCTCGCGAAGTCGATACCGGTCTGCGCGAGGTGCTCGGTGTCGGGCGAGGGGATGAAGACGCCGCGACCGACGAAAAAGGGCAGCGACATAAACTCCCACTGCCCGAGAAGGTATTGCAGCGGCTCGCCGGCCGCGCGTTTTTGCGCGATCGCGCACGCTTCCGCGAAGTCGGAGTCGGAGAGCGTTTCCGCGTATTTCAGCGGCAGTTCCGACGGCTCTCCGCCGATGAAGCGGCAGAGTATCAGTTTTGCCTCAAACTGCGGCGCCTCGACGAAAGGGGAGTCCAGCAGCGCGCAGACGCGCTCGTAAGCCGTCCTGACGTCAGGCATCTTCGCGCTCCTCCGCGGCGGCCGCTTCGGCGGCAGCTTCATTCGCGATTTCCGCTGCCGATTCCGCGGTTTCCGCCGCGCCTGCGGCGTCGGCGGTTCCGGCGTTTTCGACCGCTTCGGCAACCTTGTCTTCGGTGCCTTCTTCAGCTTCTTCGCTCTTTGCTTCGCAGCGGTCAAAGTTCGGCACCTCTCTGCCGAGCGCGGCGCACAGGGAGGCGATAGCGACCTCAATCTGCGCGTCGTCGGGATTCTTCGTCGTGAAGAACTGCATCGAAAGTCCGGGCGCGGCGAGGATCTTCGTCAGCCAGTTGTTGTAACGGCCGAGGAACTTGATTATTTCAAAGCCGACGCCCATGATAAGCGGCACGCAGGCGATGTTTATAAGATAGCGGAGCAGGAGGTTGTCCCAGTTGACGATGTGCGGGAAGACCAGCTGCATCATCACAAAGAACGCGATGCTGAAAACCAGCATGACGAACAGGAACGACGTTGAGCAGCGGGGGTGGAAACGCGAGCATTTCCTGACGTTCTCGACGGTCAGCTCCTGCCCCGATTCGAGGCAGTGGATGCTCTTGTGTTCCGCGCCGTGATACATGAGCGTGCGGCGCACGTCCTTCATTACCGCGCAAAGCGCGAGATAGCCGATGAAAATGATTATCTTCAGCAGCGCGTGGATTATAGTGACGTAGGTGTCGAAATGCGGGTAGTCCTTGCTGCCGAAGAAAAGCAGGCCGAGCTGCTTGGCGAGGAATCCGGGCAGCAGGATGAAGACAGCGATGCATATGATAATGCTCAAAAATACGCTGATACCGCTGATGAGTTTCATGATATTGCCGCCGGAGATCTTGTTGAGCCACTTTTCGAACCTGCCCGGCTCTTCGCTCTCCTCGATATCCTCGAGTCCGCTCAGCTCCGCGGAGCGCATCAGCGACTTGTATCCGAGCGCGATGGAGGTGGGGAAGCCGAGGATGCCTCTGATGAACGGCACCTTCGAGAAGAACTTGAATACCTTACCGCGCTTTTTCAGCGGCACGTCCTCTATAACGACGTGACCGTCGGACTGACGGACCGCCATAACGGTTTTTTCGGGCGAACGCATCATGACGCCCTCGATGAGCGCCTGACCTCCCACGTTCGCATAGCACACTTTGTTTTTCTTTGCCATATTTATCGTTTCTCCGTTCTGAAAATGCTGTTATTTGCCCTCCTGCAGCGCGGTCTGCATTATCGGGAATGTTATCACTACGGTAGTGCCTTTTTCGTGTACGCTGTCGATCTCAAATTCGCCGCCGTGCAGATTCACGATGTCGGTCACTATTGCCAGACCTATCCCGCTGCCGGGGCGCGAGCTTGCGCCTTTGAAGAACTTTTGCTTTATCTTCGGCAGATCCTCGGGGGAGATGCCGATGCCGTCATCGGCAAATATTATGCAAACGCGGTCTTTCTTTTCAAAGAGGTTTATCT contains:
- a CDS encoding DUF1385 domain-containing protein, whose translation is MAKKNKVCYANVGGQALIEGVMMRSPEKTVMAVRQSDGHVVIEDVPLKKRGKVFKFFSKVPFIRGILGFPTSIALGYKSLMRSAELSGLEDIEESEEPGRFEKWLNKISGGNIMKLISGISVFLSIIICIAVFILLPGFLAKQLGLLFFGSKDYPHFDTYVTIIHALLKIIIFIGYLALCAVMKDVRRTLMYHGAEHKSIHCLESGQELTVENVRKCSRFHPRCSTSFLFVMLVFSIAFFVMMQLVFPHIVNWDNLLLRYLINIACVPLIMGVGFEIIKFLGRYNNWLTKILAAPGLSMQFFTTKNPDDAQIEVAIASLCAALGREVPNFDRCEAKSEEAEEGTEDKVAEAVENAGTADAAGAAETAESAAEIANEAAAEAAAAEEREDA
- the prmC gene encoding peptide chain release factor N(5)-glutamine methyltransferase, which gives rise to MPDVRTAYERVCALLDSPFVEAPQFEAKLILCRFIGGEPSELPLKYAETLSDSDFAEACAIAQKRAAGEPLQYLLGQWEFMSLPFFVGRGVFIPSPDTEHLAQTGIDFARSAGKRVRLLDLCAGSGCVGISVAHYCKNVYADLVELYPAAFDYLERNIELSGNERCSAVFANALTFTSEEKYDIILSNPPYITADEYAGLPPDVTAQPETALTDGGDGLKYYRVITKNAVALLREGGMLAFEIGFKQYEPVGAMLADAGFRHVHCRRDYAGLRRVVSGIL